The proteins below are encoded in one region of Hordeum vulgare subsp. vulgare unplaced genomic scaffold, MorexV3_pseudomolecules_assembly, whole genome shotgun sequence:
- the LOC123417021 gene encoding ribulose bisphosphate carboxylase large chain — MSPQTETKAGVGFQAGVKDYKLTYYTPEYETKDTDILAAFRVSPQPGVPPEEAGAAVAAESSTGTWTTVWTDGLTSLDRYKGRCYHIEPVAGEDSQWICYVAYPLDLFEEGSVTNMFTSIVGNVFGFKALRALRLEDLRIPPTYSKTFQGPPHGIQVERDKLNKYGRPLLGCTIKPKLGLSAKNYGRACYECLRGGLDFTKDDENVNSQPFMRWRDRFVFCAEAIYKSQAETGEIKGHYLNATAGTCEEMIKRAVFARELGVPIVMHDYLTGGFTANTTLAHYCRDNGLLLHIHRAMHAVIDRQKNHGMHFRVLAKALRMSGGDHIHSGTVVGKLEGEREMTLGFVDLLRDDFIEKDRARGIFFTQDWVSMPGVIPVASGGIHVWHMPALTEIFGDDSVLQFGGGTLGHPWGNAPGAAANRVALEACVQARNEGRDLAREGNEIIRAACKWSPELAAACEVWKAIKFEFEPVDTIDKKV, encoded by the coding sequence ATGTCACcacaaacagaaactaaagcAGGTGTTGGATTTCAAGCTGGTGTTAAAGATTATAAATTGACTTACTACACCCCAGAGTATGAAACTAAGGATACTGATATCTTGGCAGCATTCCGAGTAAGTCCTCAGCCTGGGGTTCCGCCCGAAGAAGCAGGGGCTGCAGTAGCTGCCGAATCTTCTACTGGTACATGGACAACTGTTTGGACTGATGGACTTACCAGTCTTGATCGTTACAAAGGACGATGCTATCACATCGAGCCTGTTGCTGGGGAAGACAGCCAATGGATCTGTTATGTAGCTTATCCATTAGACCTATTTGAGGAGGGTTCCGTTACTAACATGTTTACTTCCATTGTGGGTAACGTATTTGGGTTCAAAGCCCTACGTGCTCTACGTTTGGAGGATCTACGAATTCCCCCTACTTATTCAAAAACTTTCCAAGGCCCGCCTCATGGTATCCAAGTTGAAAGAGATAAGTTGAACAAGTATGGCCGTCCTTTATTGGGATGTACTATTAAACCAAAATTGGGATTATCCGCAAAAAATTATGGTAGAGCGTGTTATGAGTGTCTACGTGGTGGACTTGATTTTACCAAAGATGATGAAAACGTAAACTCACAACCATTTATGCGCTGGAGAGACCGTTTTGTCTTTTGTGCCGAAGCTATTTATAAATCACAGGCCGAAACCGGTGAAATCAAGGGGCATTACTTGAATGCGACTGCGGGTACATGTGAAGAAATGATTAAGAGAGCTGTATTTGCGAGAGAATTAGGGGTTCCTATTGTAATGCATGACTACTTAACCGGGGGATTCACCGCAAATACTACTTTGGCTCACTATTGCCGCGACAATGGCTTACTTCTTCACATTCACCGTGCAATGCATGCAGTTATTGATAGACAGAAAAATCATGGTATGCATTTCCGTGTATTAGCTAAAGCATTGCGTATGTCTGGGGGAGATCATATCCACTCCGGTACAGTAGTAGGTAAGTTAGAAGGGGAACGCGAAATGACTTTAGGTTTTGTTGATTTATTGCGCGATGATTTTATTGAAAAAGATCGTGCTCGCGGTATCTTTTTCACTCAGGACTGGGTATCCATGCCAGGTGTTATACCGGTAGCTTCAGGTGGTATTCATGTTTGGCATATGCCAGCTCTGACCGAAATCTTTGGGGACGATTCTGTATTACAATTTGGTGGAGGAACTTTAGGACATCCTTGGGGGAATGCACCTGGTGCAGCAGCTAATCGAGTGGCTTTAGAAGCTTGTGTACAAGCTCGTAACGAAGGGCGTGATCTTGCTCGCGAAGGTAATGAAATTATCCGAGCAGCTTGCAAATGGAGTCCTGAACTAGCCGCAGCTTGTGAAGTATGGAAGGCGATCAAATTCGAGTTCGAGCCGGTAGATACTATCGATAAGAAGGTCTAA